A genomic window from Phyllopteryx taeniolatus isolate TA_2022b chromosome 2, UOR_Ptae_1.2, whole genome shotgun sequence includes:
- the LOC133474239 gene encoding small EDRK-rich factor 2-like isoform X2, which yields MTRGNQRELARQKAAKKATETGKGKRNEDGLSAAARKQRDAEIMQQKQKKADGGEKDNPKSK from the exons ATGACCA GGGGAAATCAGCGTGAGCTGGCACGCCAAAAGGCTGCCAAGAAGGCTACCGAGACCGGCAAAGGGAAGCGAAATGAGGACGGGCTCTCTGCTGCCGCTCGTAAGCAGAG GGATGCTGAAATAATGCAGCAAAAGCAGAAAAAGGCGGACGGTGGAGAGAAAGACAATCCAAAGTCCAAGTGA
- the LOC133474239 gene encoding small EDRK-rich factor 2-like isoform X1, which produces MTSGYRHIYIYRGNQRELARQKAAKKATETGKGKRNEDGLSAAARKQRDAEIMQQKQKKADGGEKDNPKSK; this is translated from the exons ATGACCAGTGGGTAtcgacatatatacatttacc GGGGAAATCAGCGTGAGCTGGCACGCCAAAAGGCTGCCAAGAAGGCTACCGAGACCGGCAAAGGGAAGCGAAATGAGGACGGGCTCTCTGCTGCCGCTCGTAAGCAGAG GGATGCTGAAATAATGCAGCAAAAGCAGAAAAAGGCGGACGGTGGAGAGAAAGACAATCCAAAGTCCAAGTGA